The candidate division TA06 bacterium genome contains a region encoding:
- the lptC gene encoding LPS export ABC transporter periplasmic protein LptC, which translates to MMKRTYVYIAIILMLLTGCKKEQASQPAVEPDFPPSQTIQGFKLTETQAGKRSWVLVAEQANTFNDQHLVEMFKLKIDFYRKAGDSISATMTADSGKINTETRNMETRQNVVLTTNDGLRLLTNSLDWSNKDRRFTTESKVRLEKDGDWLEGEGMTASPDLKEIEIKRNVRGKKELLTGLEGIR; encoded by the coding sequence ATGATGAAAAGAACATACGTATATATTGCCATCATCCTGATGCTCTTGACCGGGTGCAAGAAGGAGCAGGCCTCCCAGCCGGCCGTTGAGCCGGACTTTCCGCCCTCCCAGACCATTCAGGGCTTTAAGCTGACCGAGACCCAGGCCGGAAAGCGGTCCTGGGTGCTGGTGGCCGAACAGGCCAATACCTTCAACGACCAGCATCTGGTGGAGATGTTCAAGCTCAAAATTGATTTTTACCGCAAGGCTGGCGATTCCATCAGCGCCACCATGACCGCCGATTCCGGGAAGATCAATACCGAGACCCGGAACATGGAGACCCGCCAGAATGTCGTGTTGACCACCAACGACGGCCTGAGACTTTTGACGAACTCTCTGGACTGGAGCAACAAAGACCGGCGCTTCACCACCGAGTCCAAGGTCCGGCTGGAGAAGGACGGCGATTGGCTGGAGGGCGAGGGCATGACGGCCAGCCCCGACCTGAAGGAGATCGAGATTAAGCGCAACGTCCGGGGCAAGAAAGAACTTTTGACCGGTCTGGAGGGGATCCGATGA